The following nucleotide sequence is from Elusimicrobiales bacterium.
TGGAGTATGCGCCGGAACACGGAGAAAGAAAGAAGCAGTTATTGAGAATGGACGCGGAACAACAGCAGCTTTACAACATTATCCGTCAATAACCACTGGGTGTCCCGTTGGCGAAGTCAGGAGGCGATTCCCCCGAATCCGCCGCCGGACAAGTGAACTCGTAACAAGGGAATTTTTTTATCTGCGGAAATCCGCGTAAATGCATCCGTGTGACAAGGAAATCCTAAAACAGCTTAAGCAGGGCAAAGCCCCGAAGGAAGTTGCCTATGAGATGGACTTAACATCGGTGTGTGTGGTCTATGATATCATGAGATGGGAAAAAACAGATTTACGGAATAAAACCTGATGGAATGCATGAAGAATCAATAATATAAATCGATCTGGAAATAGCCTTTGGAATTTTTGTTTCGAAATCTCTATGCAACACACAAAAAGAACCTTCAGCCTGTGCTATCCCTTCAGAATCGATTTTTAACATTTGCCCGCGAGACACCAATACCCCACCTATGCCATACCCATTACGCCGATAATATGCTGTAAGCAACGAAGCAGCGGACAATGCATCATTGTAAGGTTGTAATTGCGAATTGAACTGCGCATCCTTATACCCCAAATAAATAAGGCCATGCAAACTAGGCACAATATTTGCTCTATCCAGCGATGTTTCACCAATAGAAAAATTGGTACTAGTCATATCAACAGAAATGATGCACGGGTCATAGCTAGGTGATGCCGCTGGGGCAACCTTTTTTACTTTTTCTTTTATAGCATCTACTACCAAGTCCCGCTCTGACTTTATGGCAAGGGGTTCCTTCCTTGTCGCTTCAATATAGTATTTATTACCACCCCCGGCATCGAATTCTATATCTGGAGCTTTTGCTTGTCCAGCAGCAGACCCAAGAAGCTTTGGGGTATACCCGGCTAAAAGCAGTTGGCTGGAGACACCAAACATATGATGCAAATCTAATATCGTTTTCACGGAAGGATTTTGTATAAACACTGCATCCAACTCGTTACGAAAATTCTTTTCGATATTCGCACGTTTGGCCTTGAAGATGGCGGCCCCAATATCTCCGATAACCATGCCGAGTATAAGCTTATGCTGCGTCAGCCATATACCCATATCCCAATGCTCTGAGAGTGTCTTAAGACAATGTCCAAATGGAAGATATATGGGAGATGTCGCAGAATTGTGCCAACTTGTTGTTAATTGGCTCCAATCAGCCAAAAAAGATGGCTGCTGTTTTAAGCCGCCTTTATCTAAATAACCCCAAGCTTTTTTCAAATTTTTTCCAATTATTACTGGGTCAAACGTAGTATAGGAATGGTCGACCAATGAAACAAATTTACGCGCCCACGATGCGACACGAACACCGTTTTCTCGTTCATCGTAAAGTATCTGGTTTAAAAAACGGACTCCGGCAAAATAATAATCAATTGCAGGCTGTCTAGGATTACTTTTGAGAAGTTGATAATTTGCGCTAGGCATGACTTCTACCACAATACGGTTTTATCATCCCTGCTGAATTCGGAGCCGTTCATTTTGCGGGTATAGCGGCGGATTTTGGCTATTGCCGCGCGGATGTCGTCTAAATAAAGCTTTGTGTCCCGCGTCATGCTATGTATCTGACCTCACCAAGGACGGAGCGTCGCGCTGCCGGTTTAAGCGCGGCGGAGGTGGACAGGTCCACCCTGCGTTTCAGAACGGATTTTATATAGCTATTCGTGCGCGCGAAATGGAACAGCCCCACCGGAACGGAAAAAGACACCAGTATGTCAATATCGCTTTTCGCCGTCTGGCTGCCGCGCGCGAATGAGCCGAAAACGCCTATTCGTTTAACATGATACCTGGCGCGCAAAATGTCCATCCGCGCGCGAAGCGCGGTTTCCACATCCGCATAATTTCGGCTTGCCATGACAAATTCTTTATAGCATTTTGCAGCGGATTATCCCAACGCCGTATTGCCGCTTCGCGGATAAATCCGCGAATTGCCACGCGGATTGTAACGGGGCGGAGTTGTTAATCTGCGTCAATCTGCGTAATCTGCGGGTTATCTGCGGTGAAATGCTGTTTCGTCAGAGAACCCGCTTGATGGTTTCTGCGGGCGGGGGAACTGAAAGCATGGGCCACACGCGGCAACGCCGGTTTTGCTTTTTCCGCCGCGCAAGCTGCGCCCGTTTGCTCATTCAACGTTGACGCGGCTGCGGTTAAACGCAGATAACCAGCAGATTACGCATATTTCCGCAGATAAATCGGAATTTCCCTGATAGAACAGCAACCATTGAGGGAGGGGATTTCTGCTGTCCAACTGCAGGTTAATACTCCCGGTAGGGGCCGCGCAGTTTGCCGGTTATGCGGCCCAAGGGGAGAAATATTATCCGCTCGCCGCGGTCGTTTTTCCAGGTCGCGCCGTCAAGGGAGGCGTCCCTGTTGTCGCCCAGCACGAATACGCTGTCCGGCGGCACGGCAACTGCGGGCATGTCGTCGCCGGCAAGACGCTCGTTCAGGCGGATGTGCTGGGCATACGGCTCGTATAGCTCCTTCCCGTTGAGGAAAACTTTTTTCGCTTTTATCTCCACCGTGTCCCCGCCCACGGCTATCACCCGCTTGACGGATTCATGCCCGGCCACTTCCGGCAGGTAAAACGACACTATCTCGCCCCGGCGGGGCGGGCGCAGCCGCAGGGTTACCTTGTCCAGGAAGAAATCGGCGCCGGTGTGCAGGGTGGGCTCCATGGAGCCGCTGGCGATATAGATGGTCTCAAAAACAAACAACCGCGCGGCCAGCGCCGCAAGCGCGGCGCAGGCGGCTATCGCGGCAAGCCTTTTCATGGGGGGGAAAATCAGAAAGTCTCGTCTACAACCTTGGCGATTTCTTCCACAGTGGTCATACCGTCATGGCATTTTTCCAGCCCGTCCAAAAGCAGCGTTTTCATGCCGGTGGAAAGCGCGCATTTGCGCATTTCGGCCACGTCCACGCTGCCTTTGGCGACTATGAAGTTGCGCATAAGGTCGTTGGGGATAAGCAGTTCAAAAAGCCCAGTGCGGCTTCTGTAGCCGCTGTTATGGCAGGCGGGGCAGCCGCGCCCCTTCACGAAGCGCCCGCCGGGACGGTTTATTATCTCCATCACGGCTTTGGTATAGACCGGGTCGTTGCGCTTTAGCAGTGTGTGTATCAGATTGATGTCCGGCGGCACGGGCTGGGCGCAGTCCGGGCAGACCTTGCGCACCAGCCGCTGCGACAGCACGCCGATAAGCGAACTGGCGATGATATACGATTCTATCCCCATGCCCAGCAGCCGGTGGATTACCCCCGTGGTAGAGGAGGCATGCACCGTGGAAAATATCAGATGCCCGGTCATCGCCGCGCGGAAGGCGATTTCCGCCGTCTCGTTGTCGCGGATTTCGCCCAGCATGACCACGTTGGGGTCCTGGCGCAGTATGGTGCGCAGCCCCTCGGCGAAAGTAAATCCGGTTTTGACGTTTATCTGCGAATGGCACACGCGCGGAAGAACGTATTCCACCGGGTCTTCCAGCGTCATTATGTTGATTTCCTCGTTGCGGCGGGCATTGAGAATGGAGCAAAGCGAGGTGGTTTTTCCGCAGCCGGTAAGCCCGCCGACTATGAACATGCCGCTGGGCGCGTAGGTAAGCGCGCGCACCCTGGTGAGCATGTCCGGCATAAAACCCAGCGCGTTGAGATTGAGCGTGTTCTGGCCCATGTCCAGCACGCGCAGCACGAGCTTTTCGCCGAATATGGTCGGAAAAGAGGAAAGCCGGAACTGCACCAGATGCCCGTCCACGTTGACCTGGAATCTGCCGTCTTCCGGCGTATATGTGGTGGTGGCCTGGGGGGAGAAATCCGCCATCACGCGGATGCGCGCGGTTATGGGAAACTCGCGCTTGGGGTAGACCAGCATGTCCTTTAGCTGGCCGTCCAGCCGGAAACGGAGGTTTACCACCGTGTCGGAAGGGTCAAAATGCACGTCGCTTACGCCTTCCTTGACGGCATAGCCCAGAATCAGGGCTGCCAGCCTTGCGGCAAGCTCGTTGACGTCTATGCTGCCACGCTGCTGCACCACGGAGGAGAACAGCTTCACCAGCGACGGATCGCCGGAAATTCTGACACCCTGCTGTTCAACCGCCCTGCTTCCGAATGACATAAGCATCCTCCGCCACCGCCGCGAAATGCTATCTCAGAGCCTGTTCTATGCGGCGGATAAGCTCGCTGGTGGTTACCGGTTTGGCTATGAAACTGCGCCCCGCTATGGTGCCGCCGGCAGCGCTGACCTGCCCCTTGTCGGCCAGCGCGGTAAGGAATATGACCGGAATGCGGTCCGTGTCCGGGGTTTCCAGCAGCTTTTCGGCCACATCGGAACCCTCCATGTGGGGCATCATCAAATCCAGAAGTATCAAATCGGGCTTGTACGAGTGAGCGCGCACGATGCCGTCCCGGGGATCGGTGGCGAAATCAACTTCGTAGATGCCGGTGCTTTCCAGATTGAGCTTGACCAGCCGGCAGAGCGTTTCCTCGTCGTCTATCATCAGTATTTTCTTTTTGGTCTGCATAAACCGTCCCGCGGCGGAAAATTGCCATAACGCCAGGCACGCCCGCCCGCCTGTACTATATTAGGAAATATGTCGGCGGATTTCCACATGGTTTCAACGTTTGCCGGTCAGTCTATGTAGCTCACGACTCCCTCCCTTCTCGGCAGCGGTTTGGGATGCGCCGCGGCTTTGTAGCCCAGCGTTACGAAATAATCCGGCTCATAGCCCGCGGGCAGTTGCAGCCTTGCCGCCAGGTCCGCGCCTTCCGGGGTTTTCAGCACATACCGCGCCAGGCCTATCCAGCAGGAGCCTATGTCCAGACTCTCTGCGGCGAGCAGCATGTTCTGTATGGCCGCGCACACGTCGGCCTGCGGGCTTACCGCGTCTTTTCTGTATGAAACCGCTATCACCGCCGGGGCATTGTAAAACACATGGAACTCCGGGTTTTTGCCCATGGCGGACATCCAGTCCTGCGGCTGCTTCGCCATCCATTCCTTTGTCCTGGAGCTGAGGAGGTCTATAAGCGCCCTGTTGCGGATGACGGTGAAATGCCAGGGCTGGTCGTTATGCCCGCTGGGGGCATAGGCCGCGGCCTCCAGTATGGCGTCAAGATGCTCTTTTATGAGCGGCTCCGTCTTGTATTTCCTGACGCTGCGGCGGTTTTTGATGTTCTCAATGACCGGGTTCATTTTTGTCCTCCGGCGGGAAGTTCGCCAAGCTCCGCCAGCGCCTCTTTAAGCGCGGCATCATGCTTATGGCCCTCAAGCCCGGAAAGCAGGCTGTAAACGCAGGGCACCACAAGCAGGGTAAGCAGCGTTGAAAGTATCACGCCGCCGATGACTACAATGGCCATCGGGATGCGCGTTTCCGCCCCGGCGCCAAGCCCCAGCGCGGGGGGGAGGGCGGCGGTTACGGTGGCGACCGATGTCATAAGTATGGGCCGCAGCCGGATGGGGCAGGCCTCCAGCAGCGCGGCGCGCACATCCATGCCCTCCCGCCTTTTCAGGTTTGTGAAATCCACAAGCAGTATGGAGTTTTTCTTGACTATGCCCATGAGCAGTATTATGCCTATCATGCTGTATATGTTAAGCGTCCGCCCGGATATCGCCAGCGCCAGAAACGCGCCCGTAACGCTGAAAGGCAGCGCCATCAGCACCGTTACCGGATGGAGAAAGCTGTTGAACTGCGACGCCAGCACCATATACGCCACGAAAATCCCCAAAGCCAGCGCGACAGCCAGGCTGTCAAACGATTCCCTGAAAGTGGCCGAGCTGCCGGACATCACGGCGCGGTAGCCGTCCGGCAAAATCTGTCCGGCTATTTTTTCAACTTCGGACAGCGCCTCCGCCTGCGAAGACCCGGGCGCGGGATTGGCGTAAATTGAAATCGCGCGCTCCCTGTTCCTGCGTGATATGGACTGGAGCGAGGGCTTTGTTTCTATGTGAACGACGTCGGAAAGCCGTATGACCTCTCCGTGATTGTTGCGCACCCAGATTTTCTTTATATCCTGGGCGTTTTCGCGGTTCTTGTCCATGACGCGCAGCCGTATGTCGTAGCGCTTGCCGTTTTTGGTGAACTTGCCCACCCGCACGCCGCCCACCATGGCATTGACCGAATCCGCTATGGAGGCGATGCTTACGCCGCGCGCCGCCGCCTTCTCGCGGTCGGGGATGACGCGGGCCTCCGGCATTCCTTCCAGATAATCCGTATCCACATCCAGCATTTTGCCGGAGGCGGTCATCCGGTCCATGAACTGCCGGCTGAAACCGGCCAGCCTGTTCCAGTCGGGGCCGCGTATGGTGAACTCCACCGGAAAACCGCGCTGCGCCGTGAAACCCGCAAGCGAGGGGTCCTGTATCACTGCGCGCTGCATTCCGGGGATTTTTGAGATATCCTTGCGCGCAAGGCGCATCAAATCCTGCTGTGTGGGCCTTTTGCCGCCGGGCGAAAGCGGCTCGCGCCGGTCATAGGGTTTGACGTTAAGCATAAGCGCGCCGGTGTTGACCTGGCTGCCGCCGGGCCCGCCGCCGGCAGTGGCCAGATAGCTGTCCGCAAACTGCCGCTTCATAACCCATTGCTGCACGCGCTGCAAAACGCCGGCGGTGTAATCCAGCGAGGAGCCTATCGGCGTCTGTATCCTGACCATGAACCGGCTCTGGTCCTGCGGCGGCACAAATTCCTTTTTGATTTTGGACAGCGCGGTAAGCGAACCGGCGAATATCAGCGTGGTTGTCAGGACCACCTTCCAGCGGTGATTAAGCGCCGCCGTCAGAACCGCGCGGTAGCCGCCGCGCAGCAGGGAAAGGAGCCCGTCCGTCCGCCTGGCCAGCCAGGAGGAGCGCTCCGTCTCCAGAAACTGCGAGCAGCGCATAGGCGTCA
It contains:
- the lepB gene encoding signal peptidase I; amino-acid sequence: MKRLAAIAACAALAALAARLFVFETIYIASGSMEPTLHTGADFFLDKVTLRLRPPRRGEIVSFYLPEVAGHESVKRVIAVGGDTVEIKAKKVFLNGKELYEPYAQHIRLNERLAGDDMPAVAVPPDSVFVLGDNRDASLDGATWKNDRGERIIFLPLGRITGKLRGPYREY
- a CDS encoding nucleotidyltransferase family protein, coding for MASRNYADVETALRARMDILRARYHVKRIGVFGSFARGSQTAKSDIDILVSFSVPVGLFHFARTNSYIKSVLKRRVDLSTSAALKPAARRSVLGEVRYIA
- a CDS encoding nitroreductase family protein, which encodes MNPVIENIKNRRSVRKYKTEPLIKEHLDAILEAAAYAPSGHNDQPWHFTVIRNRALIDLLSSRTKEWMAKQPQDWMSAMGKNPEFHVFYNAPAVIAVSYRKDAVSPQADVCAAIQNMLLAAESLDIGSCWIGLARYVLKTPEGADLAARLQLPAGYEPDYFVTLGYKAAAHPKPLPRREGVVSYID
- a CDS encoding efflux RND transporter permease subunit; protein product: MTLSDVSIKNHVFAWMLMIGLIAFGAIGFGRMGISQLPDVDFPVINVSLTLEGAAPEVMETQVVDIVEDAVMGIQGIKEVSSVSRQGQASVTIEFNLDRDIDVAMQEVQSKLSQAQKNLPHEMDPPVVTKTNPEDQPILWVALTGNRPLKDLMAYTSDYLKDQITTVAGVGDVNMGGYIDPNLRIWADADKMDQRQLTVSDIIAAVSLEHQETPAGYIDTPDKREVNVRVMGEAATPQEFADIVIPSRSGAPIWKTFRIKDVAQVEDGLNDIRRVARSWGDTPAVGMGILKQRGSNAVAVARAVKARLAEVQKTLPAGMKIQVLNDSTRFIEDSTHELTFTLILSAILTSLVCWLFLGSWTSTLNVLLAIPTSIVGAFIVLYFMGFTINTFTMLGLSLAIGIVVDDAIMVLENIVRHNEMGQGRVRSAILGSREITSAAVAASIAILAIFVPVIFMQGIIGKFFYQFGVTMTAAVMLSLLEALTLTPMRCSQFLETERSSWLARRTDGLLSLLRGGYRAVLTAALNHRWKVVLTTTLIFAGSLTALSKIKKEFVPPQDQSRFMVRIQTPIGSSLDYTAGVLQRVQQWVMKRQFADSYLATAGGGPGGSQVNTGALMLNVKPYDRREPLSPGGKRPTQQDLMRLARKDISKIPGMQRAVIQDPSLAGFTAQRGFPVEFTIRGPDWNRLAGFSRQFMDRMTASGKMLDVDTDYLEGMPEARVIPDREKAAARGVSIASIADSVNAMVGGVRVGKFTKNGKRYDIRLRVMDKNRENAQDIKKIWVRNNHGEVIRLSDVVHIETKPSLQSISRRNRERAISIYANPAPGSSQAEALSEVEKIAGQILPDGYRAVMSGSSATFRESFDSLAVALALGIFVAYMVLASQFNSFLHPVTVLMALPFSVTGAFLALAISGRTLNIYSMIGIILLMGIVKKNSILLVDFTNLKRREGMDVRAALLEACPIRLRPILMTSVATVTAALPPALGLGAGAETRIPMAIVVIGGVILSTLLTLLVVPCVYSLLSGLEGHKHDAALKEALAELGELPAGGQK
- a CDS encoding GspE/PulE family protein is translated as MSFGSRAVEQQGVRISGDPSLVKLFSSVVQQRGSIDVNELAARLAALILGYAVKEGVSDVHFDPSDTVVNLRFRLDGQLKDMLVYPKREFPITARIRVMADFSPQATTTYTPEDGRFQVNVDGHLVQFRLSSFPTIFGEKLVLRVLDMGQNTLNLNALGFMPDMLTRVRALTYAPSGMFIVGGLTGCGKTTSLCSILNARRNEEINIMTLEDPVEYVLPRVCHSQINVKTGFTFAEGLRTILRQDPNVVMLGEIRDNETAEIAFRAAMTGHLIFSTVHASSTTGVIHRLLGMGIESYIIASSLIGVLSQRLVRKVCPDCAQPVPPDINLIHTLLKRNDPVYTKAVMEIINRPGGRFVKGRGCPACHNSGYRSRTGLFELLIPNDLMRNFIVAKGSVDVAEMRKCALSTGMKTLLLDGLEKCHDGMTTVEEIAKVVDETF
- a CDS encoding response regulator, encoding MQTKKKILMIDDEETLCRLVKLNLESTGIYEVDFATDPRDGIVRAHSYKPDLILLDLMMPHMEGSDVAEKLLETPDTDRIPVIFLTALADKGQVSAAGGTIAGRSFIAKPVTTSELIRRIEQALR